In one window of Limnohabitans sp. MORI2 DNA:
- a CDS encoding aldo/keto reductase encodes MKQRQLGPYKVSAIGLGCMNLSHAYGAPPAPEVGEALIYRALDLGVTMFDTAALYGFGTNELLVGRALKAHRHEITLCSKGGMAGVSFPDGVKRVIDGRPETLRKNCEDSLSRLGTDVIDLYYLHRWDKQVPIEDSVGALSDLVRAGKIREIGLSEVSATMLRKAHAVHPIAAVQTEYSLWTRNPEIAVLKACEELGATFVAFSPVARGFLCGDLRDVSTLAANDIRRAMPRFAPDTYAANLPLLDAYQAIAQEVGCTPAQLALAWLLHKDDKLIPIPGTQNIHHLEDNIAAADVVLSAEQMQRLEVLVNQQTVKGPRYNALNASEVDTEEFV; translated from the coding sequence ATGAAACAACGCCAACTCGGTCCCTACAAAGTTTCAGCCATTGGCCTAGGCTGCATGAATCTCAGCCACGCTTACGGCGCGCCACCTGCGCCTGAAGTGGGTGAGGCGCTCATTTATCGTGCCTTGGACCTCGGCGTGACGATGTTTGACACCGCAGCCTTGTATGGCTTTGGCACCAACGAGTTGTTGGTGGGCAGGGCGCTCAAAGCGCATCGCCATGAGATTACTTTGTGTAGCAAAGGTGGCATGGCCGGTGTGTCGTTCCCGGATGGTGTGAAGCGCGTGATTGATGGCCGCCCCGAGACGCTGCGCAAAAACTGTGAAGACAGCTTGTCGCGTTTGGGCACCGATGTGATTGACCTGTACTACCTGCACCGCTGGGACAAACAAGTGCCCATCGAAGACAGTGTGGGCGCACTGAGCGACTTGGTGCGCGCAGGCAAGATTCGCGAGATTGGGTTGAGCGAAGTCTCGGCCACTATGCTGCGCAAAGCGCATGCGGTGCACCCCATTGCAGCCGTGCAAACCGAATACTCGCTGTGGACACGCAACCCTGAAATTGCCGTGCTCAAAGCTTGCGAAGAACTAGGCGCGACCTTTGTGGCCTTCAGCCCCGTGGCGCGTGGGTTCTTGTGTGGTGATTTGCGTGATGTGAGTACCTTGGCTGCCAATGACATTCGACGCGCTATGCCTCGCTTCGCGCCTGATACTTACGCCGCCAATTTGCCTTTGCTGGATGCCTACCAAGCTATTGCGCAAGAAGTGGGTTGCACACCCGCTCAACTGGCTTTGGCTTGGTTGCTGCACAAAGATGACAAGCTCATCCCCATTCCCGGCACACAAAACATCCATCACCTCGAAGACAACATCGCTGCGGCTGATGTGGTGTTGTCGGCTGAGCAGATGCAACGCTTAGAGGTGCTCGTCAATCAGCAGACGGTGAAGGGGCCGCGTTACAACGCGTTGAACGCCTCTGAGGTGGATACCGAAGAATTCGTTTGA
- a CDS encoding biotin transporter BioY, protein MNTSSLSIALVSLFAALIAVLGLIPKIDLPLGVPITMQTLGVMLAGCMLGPKRALQALGLFLAAVAIGLPLLSGGRGGISAFFAPTSGYLIGWPVGAFVAGWIMHTLPTSSPRSAAISAFIASAIGGLLVVHVFGVIGLVNIANLPLEKAIMGTLVFVPGDLIKCAVCASVVHTVARGLPDWRLGR, encoded by the coding sequence ATGAACACATCCTCTTTGTCCATCGCCTTGGTTTCGCTCTTCGCTGCGTTGATTGCTGTGTTGGGCTTGATTCCCAAAATCGATTTACCCCTGGGCGTCCCCATCACCATGCAAACCTTAGGCGTCATGCTGGCGGGTTGTATGCTGGGGCCGAAACGCGCACTTCAAGCTTTGGGACTATTCCTTGCGGCGGTCGCCATTGGCTTGCCCTTGCTCTCAGGCGGGCGCGGTGGTATCAGCGCATTCTTTGCCCCCACGAGTGGCTATCTCATCGGATGGCCTGTTGGCGCATTTGTCGCGGGATGGATCATGCACACATTGCCCACCAGCTCGCCGCGCAGCGCTGCTATCAGTGCGTTCATTGCTTCTGCCATTGGTGGCTTGTTGGTGGTGCACGTGTTTGGCGTGATCGGCTTGGTCAACATCGCCAATTTACCTCTTGAGAAAGCCATCATGGGCACCTTGGTGTTTGTGCCGGGCGACTTGATCAAGTGCGCAGTGTGCGCCAGCGTGGTTCACACCGTGGCGCGTGGTCTGCCAGACTGGCGCTTGGGTCGCTGA
- a CDS encoding energy-coupling factor transporter transmembrane component T — MGSLYSDHPTWLHGLPAGFKLLVLTLLGIGVFASQELPVLFASAGVCILMFASLGRTAKRTLPLLIALGITSLLIGLFHVYMQQPWVGVISVLRLLCTTLMGLALTLTTRHTDLLAVFEWLLAPTRLLGMHPERLSLQVALMLRFTEHFFIVWRRLDEAHRLRTGKAGGFKILAPLTIHMLVAARRVADTLHVRFQR, encoded by the coding sequence ATGGGCAGCCTGTACAGCGATCACCCGACTTGGTTACATGGTTTGCCTGCGGGCTTCAAACTATTGGTGTTGACCCTTTTAGGCATAGGTGTTTTTGCCTCGCAAGAGTTGCCCGTGTTGTTTGCCAGCGCGGGCGTTTGTATCCTCATGTTTGCATCGCTGGGTCGTACCGCGAAGCGGACGCTACCTTTGCTCATCGCTTTGGGCATCACCAGCCTATTGATTGGCCTGTTTCACGTTTACATGCAGCAACCCTGGGTAGGGGTGATCAGCGTGTTGCGTTTGCTTTGCACGACTTTGATGGGTTTGGCACTCACGCTGACCACGCGTCACACAGATTTGCTAGCAGTGTTCGAATGGCTACTTGCGCCCACGAGACTCTTGGGCATGCACCCCGAACGTTTGTCATTACAAGTGGCATTGATGCTGCGATTCACTGAGCATTTTTTCATCGTGTGGCGCCGTTTGGATGAAGCTCATCGATTACGTACAGGCAAGGCTGGCGGTTTTAAAATACTGGCACCACTTACCATCCACATGCTTGTAGCCGCAAGACGTGTGGCGGACACCCTTCATGTGCGCTTTCAGCGCTGA
- a CDS encoding ABC transporter ATP-binding protein produces the protein MNSTTKLSANANITLDDVTLQRGNTTVFHSLSLTFNASRIGLIGDNGAGKSSLFRLICGLDQPDSGRVHVPSSDDQHAAPVVGMMFQNPDEQIIFPTVEEELALSLRHLNLSRAQTQTQVRTWLAARGLADWAQRAIGSLSQGQRQHVCWLALLIGGHRTLLLDEPFSSLDLPGQALLRHEINAASQQIIVSTHVLDHVRHFERVIWLDKGHVRSDGLGVQVCAQYEADVAARMGKV, from the coding sequence TTGAATTCAACGACCAAACTTTCGGCGAACGCAAACATCACGCTTGATGACGTGACCTTGCAGCGTGGCAATACCACGGTGTTTCACTCGTTGAGCTTGACATTCAATGCGTCACGCATTGGTTTGATCGGTGACAACGGGGCTGGCAAGAGCAGTTTGTTTCGTTTGATTTGCGGATTGGATCAACCAGATTCAGGGCGTGTGCATGTGCCATCGTCAGACGATCAACACGCTGCGCCTGTCGTGGGCATGATGTTTCAAAACCCCGACGAGCAAATCATTTTCCCCACCGTCGAAGAAGAATTGGCACTCAGCCTGCGCCACCTGAACCTGTCGCGTGCACAAACGCAAACACAGGTGCGCACGTGGTTGGCCGCCCGCGGATTGGCAGACTGGGCGCAACGCGCGATTGGTAGCTTGAGCCAAGGGCAGCGTCAGCATGTGTGCTGGCTGGCTTTGCTGATTGGTGGGCATCGCACTCTTTTGCTCGACGAGCCGTTTTCCAGCCTTGACCTACCGGGACAAGCCTTACTCCGCCACGAGATCAATGCGGCCTCGCAGCAAATCATTGTGTCGACGCATGTGCTTGATCATGTGCGTCACTTTGAACGAGTCATCTGGTTGGACAAAGGGCATGTACGTTCGGATGGTCTGGGCGTTCAGGTGTGCGCGCAATACGAAGCAGATGTCGCCGCGCGGATGGGCAAAGTCTGA
- a CDS encoding amino acid ABC transporter substrate-binding protein encodes MKKQFVTLAVATLLAGTAFAQANDTIAKVKAAGSITMGVRDSSGALSYTLGDGKYVGYHVEICQRIIANLEKAAGKKLEVKYTPVTSQNRIPLVENGTVDIECGSTTNNEARQKQVAFAYTTYVEEVRIAVRANSGITSIAQLNGKNVATTTGTTSVQLLRKNERATGVDFKEVFGKDHADSFLLLESGRADAFVMDGQILAGNIANSKTPADFKIVGEVLNVEPIAIMFRKDDPAFKKLADDTIAGLAKSGELAKLYDKWFTQPIPPKNIKLGMPASDANKDAWKNLNDKPVEAYAKK; translated from the coding sequence ATGAAAAAGCAGTTCGTTACCTTGGCCGTAGCCACTTTGTTGGCAGGCACCGCTTTCGCGCAAGCCAATGACACCATCGCCAAAGTCAAAGCCGCAGGCTCAATCACCATGGGTGTGCGCGACTCTTCAGGCGCTTTGTCTTACACCTTGGGTGACGGCAAGTATGTGGGTTATCACGTTGAGATTTGCCAACGCATCATTGCCAACCTCGAAAAAGCAGCTGGCAAAAAGCTGGAAGTGAAGTACACCCCTGTTACTTCACAAAACCGCATTCCTTTGGTTGAGAACGGCACAGTCGACATCGAGTGTGGCTCCACCACCAACAACGAAGCGCGCCAAAAACAAGTGGCGTTCGCCTACACCACCTACGTGGAAGAAGTGCGCATCGCGGTCCGCGCTAACTCGGGCATCACCTCCATCGCTCAGTTGAATGGCAAGAACGTGGCCACCACCACCGGTACTACTTCTGTGCAATTGCTGCGCAAGAACGAGCGCGCTACTGGTGTTGACTTCAAAGAAGTGTTCGGCAAAGACCATGCAGACAGCTTCTTGTTGCTCGAGTCTGGCCGCGCTGACGCGTTCGTGATGGACGGCCAAATCTTGGCTGGCAACATTGCTAACTCCAAAACTCCCGCTGATTTCAAGATCGTGGGCGAAGTGTTGAACGTTGAGCCGATCGCCATCATGTTCCGCAAGGACGACCCAGCTTTCAAGAAATTGGCTGACGACACCATCGCCGGTTTGGCCAAATCTGGCGAGCTCGCCAAGCTGTACGACAAGTGGTTCACACAACCTATTCCTCCTAAGAACATCAAGCTGGGCATGCCTGCCAGCGATGCCAACAAGGACGCTTGGAAGAACTTGAACGACAAGCCAGTCGAAGCCTACGCCAAGAAGTAA
- a CDS encoding amino acid ABC transporter permease — MTLDWQVFLQDDGGGRTYLEWMFDAWGWTLSVAGSAWVVAMVSGCLMGILRTLPQDTRLNVWLARFANAWVELFRNIPVLVQIFLWYFVLPKVFPAMQQVPGFVLVVLGLGFFTSSRVAEMLRAGIQAMPRGQRYAAMAMGFTTWQTYRYVLLPIAFRTIWPPLTSESMNLLKNSSVAFAVSIAELTMYAMQVQEETSRGIEVYLAVTALYTLSAFAVNRVMAFVERRMQIPGLVVAGNVGGGH, encoded by the coding sequence ATGACACTCGATTGGCAGGTTTTTCTTCAGGACGACGGTGGGGGACGAACCTACCTCGAGTGGATGTTTGATGCCTGGGGCTGGACGCTTTCAGTCGCGGGCAGCGCTTGGGTTGTGGCCATGGTGTCGGGGTGCCTGATGGGCATCTTGCGCACCTTGCCACAAGACACGCGTTTGAATGTTTGGTTAGCAAGATTCGCCAACGCGTGGGTGGAGCTGTTTCGCAACATCCCGGTGTTGGTCCAAATTTTTCTCTGGTACTTTGTGTTGCCCAAGGTCTTTCCGGCCATGCAACAAGTACCGGGGTTTGTGTTGGTGGTGTTGGGCTTAGGCTTCTTCACATCCTCACGCGTGGCCGAGATGCTGCGCGCAGGTATTCAAGCCATGCCACGCGGCCAGCGTTATGCGGCCATGGCCATGGGCTTTACCACTTGGCAGACTTACCGTTATGTGTTGCTGCCCATTGCGTTTCGCACCATTTGGCCACCGCTCACCAGCGAGTCGATGAACTTGCTCAAGAACTCATCGGTGGCTTTTGCGGTGTCGATTGCCGAGCTCACCATGTACGCCATGCAAGTGCAAGAAGAAACCTCGCGTGGTATTGAGGTGTACTTGGCCGTGACAGCGTTGTACACCTTGTCAGCTTTTGCTGTGAACCGTGTGATGGCCTTCGTGGAGCGCCGCATGCAAATCCCCGGCCTCGTGGTTGCGGGTAATGTGGGCGGAGGGCACTGA
- a CDS encoding amino acid ABC transporter permease, which produces MSALDFSFLEWDIFNKFVLKGMLFSVELTIIATVGGIVFGTLLALMRLSGNKVLELPAVIYVNGMRSIPLVMVILWFFLLIPFLIGRSIGAELSATITFVAFEAAYFSEIMRAGIQSIPRGQVMAGQALGMSYSQNMRLIVLPQAFRNMIPVLLTQTIILFQDTSLVYAIGAYDLLKGFVTAGKIYGRVEEVYILAALVYFVICFGLSALVRRLQARIAIIR; this is translated from the coding sequence ATGAGCGCACTCGATTTTTCTTTTCTCGAATGGGACATCTTCAACAAGTTTGTGTTGAAGGGCATGTTGTTCAGCGTGGAGCTGACCATCATCGCTACCGTGGGCGGCATTGTGTTTGGCACCCTCCTTGCGCTCATGCGCTTGTCGGGTAACAAAGTGCTGGAACTGCCAGCCGTCATTTATGTGAACGGCATGCGCTCCATCCCTTTGGTGATGGTGATTCTGTGGTTCTTCTTGCTGATCCCGTTTTTGATTGGCCGCTCGATTGGCGCTGAGCTGTCGGCCACCATCACCTTTGTGGCTTTTGAAGCAGCGTACTTCAGCGAGATCATGCGTGCGGGCATCCAGTCCATCCCGCGCGGTCAGGTGATGGCGGGTCAAGCCTTGGGCATGAGCTACAGCCAGAACATGCGCCTGATTGTGTTGCCGCAAGCTTTTCGCAACATGATTCCTGTCTTGCTCACGCAAACCATCATCTTGTTTCAAGACACCTCGTTGGTCTACGCGATTGGCGCCTACGACCTGCTCAAGGGCTTCGTGACTGCCGGCAAGATTTATGGCCGCGTCGAAGAGGTGTACATCTTGGCCGCCTTGGTGTATTTCGTGATTTGTTTTGGCCTCTCGGCCCTGGTGCGTCGCTTGCAAGCGCGCATTGCCATCATTCGCTGA
- a CDS encoding amino acid ABC transporter ATP-binding protein, which produces MIELKNVSKWYGPVQVLNNCSTNIQKGEVVVICGPSGSGKSTLIKTINALEPVQQGEIYVDGVAVHDKTTDLPKLRSRVGMVFQHFELFPHLSVTDNLTIAQQKVLGRSAEEARAHGLKYLERVGLMAHKDKFPGQLSGGQQQRVAIARALSMDPIVMLFDEPTSALDPEMVGEVLDVMVDLANEGMTMMCVTHEMGFARKVGSRVIFMDVGGKILEDCSKDEFFNHPENRQPRTKDFLAKILQH; this is translated from the coding sequence GTGATTGAATTAAAAAATGTTTCCAAGTGGTACGGCCCGGTGCAGGTGCTGAACAACTGTTCCACCAACATCCAAAAAGGCGAGGTGGTTGTGATCTGTGGTCCATCAGGCTCAGGCAAGTCCACCCTCATCAAAACCATCAACGCGCTTGAGCCTGTGCAACAGGGCGAAATCTATGTTGACGGCGTGGCTGTGCATGACAAGACCACCGACCTGCCCAAACTGCGCAGCCGCGTGGGCATGGTGTTTCAACACTTCGAGCTGTTCCCCCATTTGTCGGTGACGGACAACCTCACCATCGCCCAACAAAAAGTGCTGGGCCGCAGCGCCGAAGAGGCTCGCGCCCATGGCCTGAAGTACTTGGAACGCGTGGGCCTGATGGCGCACAAAGACAAGTTTCCAGGTCAGCTCTCAGGCGGTCAGCAACAACGCGTGGCCATTGCCCGTGCTTTGAGCATGGACCCCATCGTGATGTTGTTTGACGAACCCACATCGGCTCTCGACCCTGAGATGGTGGGCGAGGTGTTGGACGTGATGGTGGACTTGGCCAACGAGGGCATGACCATGATGTGTGTGACGCACGAAATGGGTTTTGCCCGCAAGGTGGGCAGCCGCGTGATCTTCATGGACGTGGGAGGCAAGATTTTGGAAGACTGCAGCAAGGATGAGTTTTTCAACCATCCTGAAAACCGTCAACCACGGACCAAAGACTTTTTGGCCAAAATTTTGCAGCACTGA
- a CDS encoding 2Fe-2S iron-sulfur cluster binding domain-containing protein: protein MSDHNTFEVHLAQRNLTLTVPPEKSILQVLQDAGVEVPFSCSEGVCGTCLTQVKEGEPEHWDMYLTPEEQEKNDCMMVCISRSKSPRLVLDL from the coding sequence ATGAGCGACCACAACACCTTTGAAGTGCACTTGGCCCAACGCAATCTCACCTTGACGGTACCCCCCGAAAAAAGCATTTTGCAAGTGCTACAAGATGCCGGCGTGGAGGTCCCCTTCTCGTGCAGTGAAGGCGTTTGCGGCACTTGCCTGACGCAAGTCAAAGAAGGCGAGCCCGAGCATTGGGACATGTACCTCACCCCCGAAGAGCAAGAGAAAAATGACTGCATGATGGTCTGTATCTCTCGCAGCAAGTCACCGCGCTTGGTGCTAGATCTGTAA
- a CDS encoding aromatic ring-hydroxylating dioxygenase subunit alpha, with translation MFIKNTWYVACSLAELEALGDKPLGRTICNEKMAIFKGVDGKVAAVEDFCPHRGAPMSLGKACKNGLRCGYHGLEMGADGKTVHMPGQRVRGFPAVKAFAVVERYGFVWVWPGDQAQADEAQMPMFEFFDNPAWAYGGGLYHVQADYRLMIDNLMDLTHETYVHSTSIGQPEIDETPCETKVDGDKVVTQRFMDGIQAPPFWQMAMSANGLDPQAQVDRWQICRFSPPSHIMIDVGVALAGHGGFDAPADKKAYSVVVDFITPETETSHWYHWGMARNFKADDAALTDSIRQGQGKIFGEDMEMLQLQQQNILRHPERKLLMLNIDAGGVQSRRVIDRLLAQEKTTETGANA, from the coding sequence ATGTTCATCAAGAACACCTGGTATGTGGCCTGCTCGCTGGCCGAACTCGAAGCGTTGGGCGACAAGCCGCTGGGCCGCACCATCTGCAACGAGAAGATGGCCATCTTCAAAGGGGTGGACGGCAAAGTGGCGGCGGTCGAAGACTTCTGCCCGCACCGGGGCGCGCCCATGTCGCTGGGCAAGGCCTGCAAGAACGGTTTGCGCTGTGGCTACCACGGGCTGGAGATGGGCGCCGATGGCAAGACGGTGCACATGCCCGGCCAGCGCGTGCGCGGCTTCCCAGCGGTCAAGGCCTTTGCAGTGGTGGAGCGTTACGGTTTTGTCTGGGTCTGGCCCGGCGACCAAGCCCAAGCCGATGAGGCGCAAATGCCGATGTTCGAATTTTTCGACAACCCCGCGTGGGCCTATGGCGGCGGTCTGTACCACGTCCAGGCCGACTACCGCCTGATGATCGACAACCTGATGGACCTGACGCACGAGACCTATGTGCACTCGACCAGCATCGGCCAGCCCGAGATTGACGAGACGCCATGCGAAACCAAGGTCGATGGCGACAAGGTGGTCACCCAGCGCTTCATGGACGGCATCCAGGCCCCGCCGTTCTGGCAGATGGCCATGAGCGCCAATGGCCTGGACCCGCAGGCGCAGGTGGACCGCTGGCAAATCTGCCGTTTCAGTCCACCCAGCCACATCATGATCGACGTGGGTGTGGCCCTGGCGGGGCACGGCGGCTTTGATGCGCCCGCTGACAAGAAGGCCTACAGCGTGGTGGTGGACTTCATCACGCCCGAGACCGAGACCTCGCACTGGTACCACTGGGGCATGGCCCGCAACTTCAAGGCCGATGATGCTGCGCTGACCGACAGCATCCGCCAAGGCCAGGGCAAGATTTTTGGCGAAGACATGGAGATGCTGCAGCTGCAGCAGCAAAACATCCTGCGCCACCCCGAACGCAAGCTGCTCATGCTCAACATCGACGCTGGTGGCGTACAGTCACGCCGCGTCATTGACCGCCTGCTGGCGCAAGAAAAAACCACAGAAACTGGAGCGAACGCATGA
- a CDS encoding ABC transporter ATP-binding protein — translation MTQLLQVEQLSAGYGDAVVLHDVSLSLAEGQTLALLGRNGVGKTTFMDTLAGATRQHGGRITLGGVALHSLPSHARAAAGIGWVPQERNIFKSLTVDENLTAVARPGAWTPQRAYEMFPRLAERKGNLGTQLSGGEQQMLAVARALVLNPKLLLLDEPLEGLAPIIVEELLRAIARITREEGLSAIIVEQHPQAILAISHQAVVLDHGTVVHASDADTLRQDPELLDRLLGVSRH, via the coding sequence ATGACGCAACTCCTGCAAGTTGAACAACTGAGCGCAGGTTACGGCGATGCCGTGGTGCTGCACGACGTGAGCCTCTCGCTCGCTGAAGGCCAGACCCTGGCCCTGCTGGGCCGCAACGGTGTGGGCAAGACCACCTTCATGGACACGCTGGCCGGGGCCACGCGTCAGCATGGCGGGCGCATCACGCTCGGTGGTGTGGCGCTGCACAGCCTGCCTTCGCATGCCCGGGCGGCCGCCGGTATCGGCTGGGTGCCGCAGGAGCGCAACATTTTCAAATCGCTCACGGTGGATGAAAACCTCACCGCCGTGGCGCGCCCCGGTGCTTGGACGCCGCAGCGTGCTTACGAGATGTTCCCGCGCCTGGCCGAACGCAAGGGCAATCTGGGCACGCAGCTGTCGGGCGGCGAGCAGCAGATGCTGGCCGTGGCCCGTGCACTGGTGCTCAACCCCAAACTGCTCTTGCTGGACGAGCCGCTCGAAGGCCTGGCACCCATCATCGTGGAAGAGCTGCTGCGTGCGATTGCCCGCATCACCCGCGAAGAGGGGCTGTCGGCCATCATCGTCGAGCAGCACCCGCAGGCCATTCTGGCCATCAGCCACCAGGCGGTGGTGCTGGACCACGGCACCGTGGTGCACGCCAGCGACGCCGACACGCTGCGCCAAGACCCCGAACTGCTGGACCGCCTGCTGGGCGTGTCCCGCCATTGA
- a CDS encoding ABC transporter ATP-binding protein, with amino-acid sequence MSQVVLQAHGLVKRFGGITATDHVNLSLQLGARHALIGPNGAGKTTLINLLTGVLPPTEGRIELLGEDISHLPSHQRVARGLVRTFQINQLFASMTPLQTLAMVVSQRRGLGARWWPKLGQDAAVVARCEELLALFRLTEVMHQNTAALPYGKRRLLEMAIALACEPKVLLLDEPVAGVPAGEREELLQTVAALPADVSVLLIEHDMDLVFEFADRITVLVNGAVLTEGTPDVIANDPQVKAVYLGHGEELRA; translated from the coding sequence ATGAGCCAAGTCGTGTTGCAGGCCCATGGCCTGGTCAAACGCTTTGGGGGCATCACGGCCACCGACCATGTGAACCTGTCGCTCCAGCTCGGCGCACGCCATGCCCTGATCGGCCCCAACGGCGCGGGCAAGACCACGCTGATCAACCTGCTGACCGGCGTGTTGCCGCCCACCGAAGGCCGCATCGAGCTGCTGGGCGAAGACATCAGCCACTTACCCAGCCACCAGCGGGTGGCGCGTGGCCTGGTGCGGACCTTCCAGATCAACCAGCTGTTTGCCAGCATGACGCCTCTGCAAACCCTGGCCATGGTGGTGTCGCAACGGCGCGGCTTGGGCGCGCGCTGGTGGCCCAAGCTGGGCCAGGATGCGGCCGTGGTGGCGCGCTGCGAAGAGCTGCTGGCCCTGTTTCGCCTGACCGAAGTGATGCACCAGAACACCGCTGCACTGCCTTACGGCAAACGCCGCCTGCTGGAGATGGCCATTGCCCTGGCCTGCGAGCCCAAGGTGCTGCTGCTCGACGAGCCGGTGGCCGGCGTGCCCGCCGGTGAGCGCGAAGAACTGCTGCAGACCGTGGCCGCATTGCCTGCCGATGTGTCGGTGCTCTTGATCGAGCACGACATGGACCTGGTGTTTGAATTCGCCGACCGCATCACCGTGCTGGTCAATGGCGCGGTCTTGACCGAAGGCACGCCCGACGTGATTGCCAACGATCCGCAGGTCAAGGCGGTGTATTTGGGGCATGGAGAGGAGCTGAGGGCATGA
- a CDS encoding branched-chain amino acid ABC transporter permease — MDARSRLLSASRWRWYEPLLWAVAFALPALLPGHALIVNEIAIVALFAVSLDLVLGYTGIVTLGHAAFLGFGAYCAALFAKFIHPDPLLGLAVGMAAATVLGAVCSVTILRGSDLTRLMVTLGVALLLLELANKLDWLTGGSDGLQGVMMGPLLGRFEFDLYGQTAAWYSLTVLLLLFALARRWVSSPWGATLRAVRDNPLRAAAIGISVPSRLAVVYTLAAGVAGAAGALLAQTTGFASLDVFALERSADAVLMLVIGGVGWLYGGVLGAVVFKLLHDIISGITPQYWTFWMGLFLVVLMLVGRERLSPARWFKGGQV, encoded by the coding sequence ATGGATGCCCGTTCCCGACTGCTGTCGGCCTCTCGCTGGCGCTGGTACGAGCCGCTGCTCTGGGCGGTGGCCTTCGCCCTGCCTGCTTTGCTGCCGGGCCATGCGCTCATCGTCAACGAGATCGCCATCGTGGCCCTGTTCGCCGTCTCGCTGGACCTGGTGCTGGGCTACACCGGCATCGTCACGCTGGGGCATGCAGCCTTTCTGGGTTTTGGCGCGTATTGCGCGGCGCTGTTTGCCAAGTTCATCCATCCCGATCCTTTGCTGGGTCTGGCGGTGGGCATGGCTGCCGCCACGGTGCTGGGCGCGGTCTGCTCGGTCACCATCCTGCGCGGCTCGGACCTCACTCGCCTGATGGTCACGCTGGGCGTGGCGCTGCTCCTGCTGGAACTGGCCAACAAGCTCGACTGGCTCACCGGCGGCTCGGATGGTTTGCAGGGCGTGATGATGGGGCCGCTCTTGGGCCGATTTGAATTTGACCTGTACGGTCAGACGGCCGCCTGGTACTCGCTCACGGTTTTGCTGCTGTTGTTTGCCTTGGCGCGGCGCTGGGTGTCTTCGCCCTGGGGCGCTACCTTGAGGGCGGTGCGCGACAACCCGTTGCGCGCTGCGGCGATTGGCATTTCGGTGCCCTCGCGCCTGGCCGTGGTCTATACCCTGGCCGCAGGCGTGGCAGGCGCTGCCGGGGCGCTGCTGGCGCAGACCACCGGCTTTGCCTCGCTCGATGTGTTCGCGCTGGAGCGCTCGGCCGATGCGGTGCTGATGCTGGTGATTGGCGGTGTGGGCTGGCTGTATGGCGGCGTGCTGGGTGCGGTGGTGTTCAAGCTGCTGCACGACATCATCTCGGGCATCACGCCGCAGTACTGGACTTTCTGGATGGGCCTGTTCCTGGTGGTGTTGATGCTGGTGGGGCGTGAGCGCTTGAGCCCTGCCCGCTGGTTCAAAGGGGGGCAAGTATGA